A part of Pirellulales bacterium genomic DNA contains:
- a CDS encoding peptidylprolyl isomerase: MQSSSFPQIHRAAGYFGKLVAGIQSGLLLLTLAACNSAESSAPTLALTTPQADNRSSNSQSEKPKYNPFPEVAVKTSAGAFTLKLDAQTAPVTVSNFLFYVNRGKYDGTLLHEVYRGFIVLGGGFDEKSSSPRPGDAPIRNEAHRGRKNKRGTIAMARPPDNIDGATNQFFINLADNASLDYEGSEPSQYGYCVFGEVVSGMDVIDHIGEVQVHSTSQFENSPVEPIVIRSMRQLK; the protein is encoded by the coding sequence ATGCAATCAAGTTCGTTCCCACAAATCCATCGAGCGGCTGGCTACTTTGGAAAGCTTGTTGCAGGAATTCAATCGGGACTATTGTTGTTGACACTGGCGGCCTGCAATTCTGCCGAGAGCAGCGCGCCAACGCTCGCCCTGACGACGCCTCAAGCCGACAATCGCTCGTCGAATTCGCAGTCTGAAAAACCAAAGTACAATCCGTTTCCTGAAGTTGCCGTAAAAACGTCTGCCGGTGCATTCACGTTGAAGCTCGATGCCCAAACTGCGCCGGTGACCGTCAGCAATTTTCTGTTCTATGTCAATCGCGGCAAGTACGATGGCACCTTGCTCCATGAGGTCTATCGCGGCTTCATCGTGCTGGGGGGCGGCTTTGATGAAAAATCATCATCGCCCCGGCCGGGCGATGCGCCCATTCGCAATGAAGCCCATCGCGGCCGAAAGAACAAGCGGGGAACCATTGCGATGGCCCGCCCGCCCGACAATATCGACGGTGCGACAAATCAGTTTTTCATCAATCTAGCCGATAACGCATCGCTCGATTATGAAGGATCGGAGCCGTCACAATACGGCTATTGCGTTTTCGGTGAAGTCGTGTCTGGAATGGATGTCATTGATCACATTGGGGAAGTTCAAGTGCATAGCACTTCAC
- a CDS encoding nucleoside deaminase: MRMAIAEAEAALSENEVPVGAVIVYGERVIATAHNQREQLKDPTAHAEMIAITQAAQALNSWRLEDCTFYVTLEPCPMCAGAILQARVPTVVYGAADPKAGAVQSLFQLLSDRRLNHQCQIIAGVLAGPCGQMLTHFFQQQRALGKK, encoded by the coding sequence ATGCGAATGGCGATCGCCGAGGCCGAAGCGGCGCTAAGCGAAAACGAAGTTCCTGTCGGGGCCGTGATCGTCTACGGCGAGCGGGTGATTGCTACCGCACACAACCAGCGCGAGCAACTCAAAGACCCGACCGCTCACGCCGAGATGATTGCTATCACGCAGGCTGCCCAGGCGCTCAATTCTTGGCGTCTTGAAGACTGCACCTTCTACGTCACGCTCGAACCCTGTCCCATGTGTGCCGGAGCCATTCTCCAGGCCCGTGTTCCGACCGTCGTCTACGGCGCTGCCGATCCCAAAGCCGGAGCTGTTCAATCCTTGTTTCAATTGCTCAGCGATCGGCGTCTGAACCATCAATGTCAAATCATCGCCGGAGTGCTGGCCGGGCCTTGCGGGCAGATGCTGACGCATTTTTTTCAGCAGCAGCGAGCGCTAGGGAAGAAGTGA